In the genome of Massilia sp. PAMC28688, one region contains:
- a CDS encoding FtsX-like permease family protein: MLGLNLLSRWLLLGEWRAHPVRALLAIAAIAVGVAMGFAIHLINAAAFNEFAAATKSLSGQADVQLLGREEFFDESIFPRLAAHPAIAVASPVLRVKAGIPGKPGGLDIVGIDAFRAGFVTPGLIGAGSGEQVFDILADDAIFLSPAAASWLQRIDGGDLLLRSGTRDFTLRVAGGMPQARPGQRIAMMDIGAAQWRFDKVGVLSRIDLKLRPGINRDQFQRTLSQELERDFPGRFLVEQPDDADRESRQSGMTRAYRVNLTVLALVALFTGAFLVFSTQALSVMRRRSQFALLRVLGVERRQLLRQVLLEGASLGVLGAALGIGAGYAFAATALHYFGGDLGAGFFAGVRPSVDFPPVAAAVFFALGLAVAILGCMTPALEAARAAPAVALKSGNDEAALSRLARVWPSLLCFALAALLALAPPIFELPLAGYAAIALLLVGGIGMMPRLASSAFSILNRLSMARPRQHPVLALTLARLANASGQAGIALGGVLASFSLMVAMAIMVSSFRVSLDDWLTRLLPADLYVRVQNSGTAGGLDASQQAALRALPGVERIDFIRARGVSLDPARPNVMLLARRIDAADPGATLVLQGDGAPIPAGVRPVWVSEAMLDLYPVRVGGTLRLPLDGVLHSFFVAGAVRDYVSQAGSVYMPLEHYRNLSGDTVVNDVAVWARGDAGATALDAAMRALPFGGALEFARPGEIRSMSMQVFDRSFAVTYLLEAIAIAIGMAGVAATFSAQTLARAREFGMLRHVGVTRGQILRILALEGGALSALGVVCGFGLGLLISLILVFIVNPQSFHWSMQLHVPWTLLAIVAGALLAASVVTAIVSGRHALSGGPIRAVREDW; encoded by the coding sequence ATGCTAGGCTTGAATTTACTGTCCCGCTGGCTCTTGCTGGGCGAGTGGCGCGCGCATCCGGTGCGCGCACTGCTGGCCATTGCCGCCATTGCCGTCGGCGTGGCCATGGGATTTGCCATACACCTCATCAACGCTGCTGCCTTTAACGAGTTTGCCGCCGCCACCAAGAGCCTGTCCGGTCAGGCCGACGTGCAGCTGCTGGGGCGCGAAGAGTTTTTTGACGAGTCCATCTTCCCGCGCCTGGCCGCGCATCCTGCCATCGCGGTAGCCTCGCCCGTGCTGCGGGTCAAGGCGGGCATCCCCGGCAAGCCAGGTGGCCTCGATATCGTCGGCATCGACGCCTTCCGGGCCGGCTTTGTCACGCCCGGCCTGATTGGCGCCGGCAGCGGCGAGCAGGTATTCGACATCCTGGCTGACGACGCCATCTTCCTGTCACCGGCCGCCGCCAGCTGGCTGCAGCGCATTGACGGCGGCGACCTGCTGCTGCGTTCCGGTACCCGCGACTTCACGCTGCGCGTGGCCGGCGGCATGCCCCAGGCGCGCCCGGGCCAGCGCATCGCCATGATGGACATTGGGGCGGCCCAGTGGCGCTTCGACAAGGTCGGCGTCCTCTCGCGCATTGACCTGAAACTGCGGCCCGGCATCAACCGCGACCAGTTCCAGCGGACGCTCTCACAGGAGCTTGAGCGCGACTTTCCCGGCCGCTTCCTGGTCGAGCAGCCTGACGACGCAGATCGCGAAAGCCGCCAGTCCGGCATGACGCGCGCCTACCGCGTCAACCTCACAGTGCTGGCGCTGGTGGCCCTGTTTACGGGCGCCTTCCTCGTGTTTTCCACCCAGGCCCTGTCGGTCATGCGCCGCCGCAGCCAGTTTGCGCTGCTGCGGGTATTGGGCGTGGAGCGCCGCCAGCTGCTGCGCCAGGTGCTGCTGGAAGGGGCCAGCCTGGGCGTGCTGGGCGCAGCGCTGGGGATCGGGGCCGGCTATGCGTTCGCCGCCACTGCCCTGCATTACTTTGGCGGCGACCTTGGCGCCGGCTTTTTTGCCGGGGTGCGGCCGAGCGTCGACTTCCCGCCCGTGGCCGCGGCCGTGTTCTTTGCCCTTGGCCTGGCCGTGGCCATCCTCGGTTGCATGACACCGGCGCTGGAAGCGGCGCGCGCGGCGCCGGCCGTGGCCCTCAAATCGGGCAATGACGAAGCAGCGCTGTCGCGCCTTGCCCGGGTGTGGCCCTCGCTGCTGTGCTTTGCGCTCGCCGCCCTGCTGGCGCTGGCGCCTCCCATTTTTGAGTTGCCGCTGGCCGGATACGCCGCCATTGCGCTACTGCTGGTGGGCGGCATCGGCATGATGCCGCGCCTGGCTTCAAGCGCGTTTTCCATCCTGAACCGCCTGTCGATGGCACGCCCGCGCCAGCATCCGGTGCTCGCGCTCACGCTGGCGCGGCTGGCCAATGCATCCGGCCAGGCCGGCATCGCGCTGGGCGGCGTGCTGGCAAGTTTCAGCCTGATGGTCGCCATGGCCATCATGGTGTCGAGCTTTCGGGTTTCGCTTGACGACTGGCTCACACGCCTGCTGCCGGCAGACCTGTACGTGCGGGTGCAAAACAGCGGCACGGCCGGCGGCCTCGATGCGAGCCAGCAAGCCGCCCTGCGCGCGCTGCCCGGTGTGGAACGGATCGACTTTATCCGTGCGCGCGGCGTGTCGCTGGACCCGGCGCGGCCCAACGTGATGCTGCTGGCGCGCCGGATCGATGCGGCCGACCCGGGCGCGACCCTGGTGCTGCAGGGCGACGGCGCGCCGATACCGGCCGGCGTGCGCCCGGTGTGGGTGTCAGAAGCGATGCTGGACCTGTACCCTGTGCGCGTGGGCGGCACCCTGCGCCTGCCGCTTGACGGCGTGCTGCACAGCTTTTTTGTGGCCGGCGCGGTGCGCGACTACGTGAGCCAGGCCGGTTCCGTCTACATGCCGCTGGAGCACTACCGCAATCTGAGCGGCGACACGGTCGTCAACGACGTGGCGGTGTGGGCGCGCGGCGACGCCGGCGCCACGGCGCTGGACGCGGCCATGCGCGCCCTGCCCTTTGGCGGCGCGCTCGAGTTTGCGCGGCCGGGCGAAATTCGCAGCATGAGCATGCAGGTGTTCGATCGCAGCTTTGCCGTTACCTACCTGCTCGAAGCCATCGCCATTGCGATCGGCATGGCCGGGGTGGCGGCGACGTTTTCGGCCCAGACGCTGGCGCGCGCGCGCGAATTCGGCATGCTGCGCCATGTCGGGGTCACGCGCGGGCAAATCCTGCGCATCCTGGCGCTGGAGGGTGGCGCCCTGTCGGCGCTGGGCGTGGTCTGCGGGTTCGGGCTGGGTCTCTTGATCAGCCTGATCCTCGTGTTCATCGTCAACCCGCAGTCGTTCCACTGGTCGATGCAGCTGCATGTGCCATGGACGCTGCTTGCCATCGTCGCCGGCGCGCTGCTGGCAGCATCCGTGGTCACGGCCATCGTGTCGGGCCGCCATGCCTTGTCCGGCGGCCCCATTCGCGCAGTCAGGGAGGACTGGTAA
- a CDS encoding carotenoid 1,2-hydratase, with product MRFLTALLLALLMVAQACRAAAPAFAPVTPGRTLTFPADYGAHPEYKTEWWYVTGWLKTADGKPLGFQVTFFRSATGQGKDNPSAFAPRQLIIGHAALSDPAAGKLAHDQRSAREGFGLAYAKTGTTDVKLDDWRMVREADGRYRVSIKSPHLNLALTLTPGQPMLLQGQQGYSRKGKDASHASYYYSEPHLQVSGSAAGGNGRMQAVTGHAWLDHEWSSQALDPDAAGWDWVGANLADGSALMAFQIRGKQGGKLWAHATLRDAGGKVTQYSPDQVSFTPQAHWKSPRTGTIYPVATTIATGGTRWQITPLQQDQELDSRRSTGAIYWEGAVTVKRDGIPAGHGYLELVGYGRPMTL from the coding sequence ATGCGCTTTCTCACAGCTCTTCTGCTGGCCCTGCTGATGGTGGCCCAGGCCTGCCGTGCGGCCGCCCCGGCATTCGCGCCGGTCACGCCCGGGCGCACGCTCACCTTCCCGGCCGACTACGGCGCCCATCCGGAATACAAGACCGAGTGGTGGTACGTGACCGGCTGGCTCAAGACGGCAGACGGCAAGCCGCTCGGGTTTCAGGTCACCTTCTTTCGCAGCGCCACCGGCCAGGGCAAGGACAATCCGAGCGCCTTTGCGCCGCGCCAGCTCATCATCGGCCACGCGGCCCTGTCCGACCCGGCCGCCGGCAAGCTGGCGCACGACCAGCGCTCGGCGCGCGAAGGCTTTGGCCTGGCCTATGCCAAAACCGGCACCACCGACGTCAAGCTGGACGACTGGCGCATGGTGCGCGAGGCCGATGGCCGCTACCGGGTCAGCATCAAGTCGCCACACCTGAACCTGGCGCTCACCTTGACGCCGGGCCAGCCGATGCTGCTCCAGGGCCAGCAAGGCTATTCGCGCAAGGGAAAGGACGCGTCGCACGCAAGCTACTATTACAGCGAGCCGCACCTGCAGGTAAGCGGCAGCGCGGCCGGCGGCAATGGCCGGATGCAGGCCGTCACGGGCCACGCCTGGCTCGATCACGAGTGGTCCAGCCAGGCGCTGGACCCGGATGCGGCAGGCTGGGACTGGGTGGGTGCCAACCTTGCCGACGGCTCGGCGCTGATGGCTTTTCAGATCAGAGGCAAGCAAGGTGGTAAACTATGGGCGCACGCGACTTTGCGCGACGCCGGCGGCAAGGTGACCCAGTATTCACCCGACCAGGTCAGTTTTACGCCGCAAGCGCACTGGAAGTCCCCGCGTACCGGCACAATCTATCCCGTGGCGACCACGATCGCCACCGGCGGCACGCGCTGGCAGATCACACCCTTGCAGCAGGACCAGGAGCTCGATTCGCGCCGCTCGACTGGCGCCATCTACTGGGAAGGCGCGGTGACGGTCAAGCGTGACGGAATACCCGCCGGCCACGGCTACCTGGAACTGGTGGGTTATGGCCGGCCAATGACACTTTAA
- a CDS encoding ABC transporter transmembrane domain-containing protein yields MTKSSTSSNQSDASRKGSLSAFKGLFPFLRPYRRQFILAGLALVVAAAATLAIPAAFKQMIDLGFGTQAGAQSVKHVNLVFLALFAVATVLALATAARFFVVSWLGERVTADIRAAVYRHVVDQSPEFFETTQTGEVLSRITTDTTLIQAVVGTSISVALRNMLLFLGGLVMLFVTSVKLSSIILVLLVLVIVPIIAFGRRVRTLSRDSQDRIADASAMAGEILNAMPTVQAFTHEKIESTRFAGSVESAFKTAMRRIRARALLTMLAIVLVFGTIVFVLWLGAHAVLAGDMTGGDLGQFILYAAIVAGSIGALSEVMGEAQRAAGATERLLELLAVKSPIQNPGRPVALPARKATGAALELSDVTFSYPSRPEAPALQHLSLSIRPGETVAVVGPSGAGKTTLFQLFLRFYDPQSGEIRLDGVDIRQLDLHTLRDAIGIVPQDTVIFSNNAMENIRYGRAGATDAEVIAAAKMAAAHEFIERLPQGYESFLGERGVRLSGGQRQRIAIARALLKNPPLLLLDEATSALDAESERLVQSALEAAMVGRTTVIIAHRLATVQRADRIVVLEDGKIVETGTHNSLVALGGIYANLAALQFHSVHAAHA; encoded by the coding sequence ATGACCAAGAGCTCCACCAGCAGTAACCAGTCCGACGCCAGCCGCAAGGGAAGCCTGTCCGCCTTCAAGGGCTTGTTTCCGTTCCTGCGTCCCTATCGCCGCCAGTTTATCCTTGCCGGCCTGGCGCTCGTGGTGGCTGCCGCCGCCACCCTGGCCATTCCCGCCGCGTTCAAGCAGATGATCGACCTCGGTTTCGGCACGCAGGCAGGGGCCCAGAGCGTCAAGCATGTGAACCTGGTGTTTTTGGCCCTGTTCGCGGTGGCCACGGTACTGGCACTGGCCACGGCCGCACGCTTCTTTGTCGTTTCCTGGCTCGGCGAGCGCGTCACCGCGGACATCCGCGCCGCGGTCTACCGCCACGTGGTCGACCAGAGTCCCGAGTTTTTTGAAACCACGCAGACTGGCGAAGTCCTGTCACGCATCACCACCGACACCACCCTGATCCAGGCCGTGGTTGGCACCAGTATCTCGGTCGCGCTGCGCAACATGCTGCTGTTCCTGGGCGGCCTGGTCATGCTGTTTGTCACCAGCGTCAAGCTCTCGTCCATCATCCTGGTGCTGCTGGTGCTGGTGATTGTGCCGATCATCGCCTTTGGGCGCCGCGTGCGCACCCTCTCGCGTGACTCGCAGGACCGCATTGCCGACGCTTCTGCCATGGCCGGTGAAATCCTCAATGCCATGCCCACGGTGCAGGCTTTCACGCACGAAAAGATCGAATCGACCCGCTTTGCCGGCTCCGTGGAAAGCGCATTCAAGACCGCCATGCGGCGCATCCGCGCCCGCGCCTTGCTGACAATGCTGGCCATCGTGCTGGTGTTCGGCACCATCGTCTTTGTGCTGTGGCTCGGTGCCCACGCGGTGCTGGCCGGCGACATGACCGGCGGCGACCTGGGACAGTTCATCCTGTACGCCGCCATCGTGGCCGGTTCCATCGGCGCCCTGTCCGAAGTGATGGGCGAGGCGCAGCGCGCCGCCGGCGCCACCGAACGCCTGCTGGAACTGCTGGCGGTGAAGTCGCCCATCCAGAATCCGGGCAGGCCTGTGGCACTGCCGGCCCGCAAGGCTACCGGCGCCGCGCTGGAACTGTCGGACGTGACGTTCTCCTACCCGTCGCGTCCTGAGGCGCCCGCACTGCAGCATCTGTCGCTGTCCATCAGGCCCGGCGAAACCGTGGCCGTGGTGGGGCCCTCAGGTGCCGGCAAGACCACCCTGTTCCAGCTGTTCCTGCGCTTTTACGACCCGCAAAGCGGCGAGATCAGGCTCGATGGCGTCGACATCAGGCAGCTCGATCTGCACACCCTGCGCGACGCGATCGGCATCGTGCCGCAGGATACGGTGATCTTTTCCAACAACGCCATGGAAAATATCCGTTATGGCCGCGCAGGCGCCACCGATGCCGAAGTCATTGCTGCGGCAAAGATGGCGGCGGCCCACGAGTTCATCGAGCGCCTGCCGCAGGGCTACGAATCATTCCTGGGCGAGCGCGGGGTGCGCCTGTCCGGCGGCCAGCGTCAGCGCATTGCCATTGCGCGCGCGCTGCTCAAGAACCCGCCGCTGCTGCTGCTCGACGAAGCCACCAGCGCCCTGGATGCGGAATCGGAGCGCCTCGTGCAAAGCGCGCTGGAAGCTGCCATGGTCGGCCGCACCACGGTGATCATCGCCCACCGCCTGGCGACGGTACAGCGGGCCGATCGCATCGTGGTGCTTGAAGACGGCAAGATCGTGGAAACCGGCACCCACAATTCACTGGTCGCCCTGGGCGGCATCTATGCCAACCTGGCCGCGCTCCAGTTCCATAGCGTGCACGCCGCCCACGCATGA
- a CDS encoding low specificity L-threonine aldolase, translated as MSEAELLQRCHTVLPGHRQRSPAEMFGAMAAWCEVNQVAHDVYGDGALIAAFEDKLARLLGQEAAVFCITGTMAQVTALRLGCEARGARLVALHPTSHIIVHERSNYQIFGHFNALQVGDRHRPWSRDDLAAVPDRLGAIAIEVPMREIGGQNPAWEELAAIKAHAQERGAHLHIDGARLWECAAAFDKPVAEIVAGADSVYVSLYKGIGGLGGAVLAGSRSFVARAAESFRRQGGNVIHRSPYIVAAAMQFDERLAAMPALFARTVWLYDVLRDYPPLMVNPARPQSNMLHLHLPVSRERALEIRNQIAAEHGVWLFGRASHAALPDTSVVEIYVGDNLAAMADETVRHALALLVRGFSYNHALPRPSLHDAPIP; from the coding sequence ATGAGCGAGGCCGAACTCCTGCAGCGCTGCCACACGGTCCTTCCCGGCCACCGGCAGCGTTCACCGGCAGAGATGTTCGGCGCCATGGCCGCGTGGTGCGAAGTCAATCAGGTGGCCCATGACGTCTACGGCGACGGCGCGCTGATCGCTGCTTTTGAAGACAAGCTTGCGCGCCTGCTGGGGCAGGAAGCTGCCGTTTTCTGCATCACGGGCACCATGGCGCAGGTGACCGCGCTGCGCCTGGGCTGCGAAGCGCGCGGCGCGCGCCTGGTGGCGCTGCATCCGACCTCGCACATCATCGTGCATGAAAGGTCGAACTATCAGATTTTCGGGCACTTCAACGCGCTGCAGGTGGGCGACCGGCACCGGCCCTGGTCGCGCGATGATCTCGCTGCCGTGCCGGACCGGCTGGGCGCGATCGCCATCGAGGTGCCGATGCGCGAAATCGGCGGCCAGAACCCGGCATGGGAAGAACTGGCCGCCATCAAGGCCCATGCGCAGGAACGCGGCGCCCACCTGCACATTGACGGCGCGCGCCTGTGGGAATGCGCCGCCGCATTCGACAAGCCGGTGGCCGAGATCGTGGCCGGCGCCGATTCCGTCTACGTCTCGCTGTACAAGGGCATTGGGGGACTGGGCGGCGCCGTGCTGGCCGGCTCGCGCAGCTTTGTGGCACGCGCCGCCGAGTCCTTTCGGCGCCAGGGTGGCAATGTCATTCACCGCTCGCCGTACATCGTGGCCGCTGCCATGCAGTTCGACGAGCGCCTGGCAGCCATGCCGGCGCTGTTTGCCCGCACCGTGTGGCTGTACGATGTCCTGCGCGACTATCCGCCGCTCATGGTCAATCCGGCCCGGCCGCAATCCAATATGCTGCATCTGCATTTACCGGTGAGCCGCGAGCGCGCCCTGGAGATTCGCAACCAGATCGCAGCCGAGCATGGCGTGTGGCTGTTCGGGCGCGCATCGCACGCGGCCCTGCCCGACACCAGTGTGGTGGAAATCTACGTGGGCGACAACCTGGCCGCCATGGCCGACGAAACGGTGCGCCACGCCCTGGCACTGCTGGTCCGGGGCTTCAGTTACAATCACGCCTTACCCAGACCGAGTTTGCACGATGCGCCAATACCTTGA
- the thyA gene encoding thymidylate synthase, translating into MRQYLDLMRHVKEHGTEKTDRTGTGTRSVFAHQMRFNLQDGFPLVTTKKLHLKSIIHELIWFLNGSSNIAYLTENGVSIWDEWADAEGNLGPIYGYQWRSWPTPEGGHIDQITQVLDQIRNNPDSRRMIVSAWNVADVPKMKLPPCHALFQFYVADGKLSCQLYQRSADIFLGVPFNIASYALLTHMMAQQAGLEAGDFIWTGGDCHLYSNHMEQVDLQLSRETRPLPKLVIKRKPDSLFDYKFDDFAFEGYDPHGAIRAPVAV; encoded by the coding sequence ATGCGCCAATACCTTGACCTGATGCGCCATGTGAAAGAGCATGGCACCGAAAAGACCGACCGCACGGGTACCGGTACACGCTCCGTGTTCGCGCACCAGATGCGCTTTAACCTGCAAGATGGCTTTCCGCTGGTGACAACCAAGAAGCTGCATCTGAAATCCATCATCCATGAACTGATCTGGTTCCTGAATGGCTCCAGCAATATCGCCTACCTGACGGAGAACGGCGTGAGCATCTGGGACGAATGGGCTGATGCCGAAGGCAATCTGGGGCCGATTTACGGCTACCAGTGGCGCAGCTGGCCAACGCCGGAGGGCGGGCACATTGATCAGATCACCCAGGTGCTCGACCAGATCAGGAACAACCCGGATTCGCGGCGCATGATCGTCTCGGCCTGGAACGTGGCAGACGTGCCCAAAATGAAGCTGCCACCGTGCCATGCACTGTTCCAGTTTTATGTCGCCGACGGCAAGCTGTCGTGCCAGCTGTACCAGCGCAGCGCCGACATCTTCCTGGGCGTGCCCTTCAATATCGCGTCCTACGCCCTGCTCACCCACATGATGGCCCAGCAGGCCGGACTCGAAGCGGGCGACTTTATCTGGACCGGCGGCGACTGCCACCTGTATTCCAATCACATGGAACAGGTGGACCTGCAGCTCTCGCGCGAAACGCGGCCGCTGCCAAAGCTGGTCATCAAGCGCAAGCCAGACTCGCTGTTTGACTACAAGTTCGACGATTTCGCTTTCGAGGGCTACGACCCGCATGGCGCCATCCGCGCACCGGTGGCGGTGTGA
- a CDS encoding dihydrofolate reductase: protein MTNLTIIVAIDAQRGIGVDNKLPWHLPEDLAHFKRLTTGHPIIMGRKTFDSIGRPLPNRRSIVVTRNAAWHHEGVDAVGSLEAAIALVGEAPAFIIGGAQIFKDALALTDRMVITEIDHTFACDTFFPPIDSTIWRESARERHHSPANGYDFSYVTYERV, encoded by the coding sequence ATGACGAACCTGACGATTATCGTGGCCATCGACGCCCAGCGCGGCATCGGCGTGGACAACAAGCTGCCGTGGCACCTGCCGGAAGACCTCGCGCATTTCAAGCGCCTGACCACCGGCCACCCGATCATCATGGGCCGCAAGACCTTTGACTCGATTGGCCGTCCACTGCCCAATCGCCGCAGCATCGTGGTCACCCGCAACGCCGCCTGGCATCACGAAGGCGTGGACGCCGTGGGGTCACTGGAGGCGGCCATCGCGCTGGTGGGCGAGGCACCTGCCTTCATCATCGGTGGCGCCCAGATTTTCAAGGATGCGCTGGCGCTGACGGACCGCATGGTGATCACCGAAATCGACCATACCTTCGCCTGCGACACCTTCTTCCCGCCCATCGACAGCACCATTTGGCGCGAAAGCGCGCGTGAGCGGCACCATTCGCCAGCCAACGGCTACGACTTCAGTTACGTGACGTACGAGCGGGTGTAA
- a CDS encoding arginine/lysine/ornithine decarboxylase, producing the protein MKFRFPIVIIDEDFRSENTSGLGIRALAEAMEKEGMEVLGLTSYGDLSQFAQQQSRASAFVLSIDDEEFGEGSVAETDSALLSLRAFIKEIRHKNADIPIYIYGETRTSRHIPNDILRELHGFIHMFEDTPEFVARHIIREAKSYLDGLAPPFFRALVNYANDGSYSWHCPGHSGGVAFLKSPIGQMFHQFFGENMLRADVCNAVEELGQLLDHTGPVAKSERNAARIFNADHCYFVTNGTSTSNKMVWHSTVAPGDIVVVDRNCHKSILHSIIMCGAIPVFLMPTRNHLGIIGPIPLEEFTPESIARKIEANPFAREAVNKKPRILTITQSTYDGVVYNVETLREMLDGKIDTLHFDEAWLPHATFHDFYKNMHAIGRDRPRAKESMIFSTQSTHKLLAGLSQASQVLVRESETVKLDQDAFNEAYLMHTSTSPQYSIIASCDVAAAMMEAPGGTALVEESIFEALDFRRAMKKVDQEWGDESWWFQVWGPDTFCEEGIGTQDDWMIRAEDSWHGFGNLAPGFNMLDPIKATVVTPGLSLEGLFSDSGIPASIVTKYLAEHGVIIEKCGLYSFFIMFTIGITKGRWNTLVTALQQFKDDYDKNQPMWRILPEFAAANPRYEAMGLRDLCQQIHDFYKTYDVARLTTEMYLSDMIPAMKPSDAFAKMAHREIERVAIEELEGRITAILLTPYPPGIPLLIPGERFNKTIVDYLRFARDFNERFPGFETDVHGLVKREVDGKRGYFVDCVKQ; encoded by the coding sequence ATGAAATTTCGCTTTCCTATTGTCATTATTGACGAGGATTTCCGTTCCGAGAACACGTCTGGCCTCGGTATCCGTGCGCTTGCAGAAGCGATGGAAAAGGAAGGCATGGAGGTGCTTGGCCTGACCAGCTACGGCGACCTGTCGCAGTTCGCGCAGCAGCAGTCGCGCGCCTCGGCCTTTGTACTGTCCATCGACGACGAGGAGTTCGGCGAAGGCTCGGTGGCCGAAACCGATTCGGCGCTGCTGTCGCTGCGCGCCTTTATCAAGGAAATCCGCCACAAGAACGCCGACATCCCGATTTACATCTACGGTGAAACGCGCACTTCGCGTCACATCCCCAACGACATCCTGCGCGAACTGCATGGCTTCATCCACATGTTCGAGGACACGCCGGAATTCGTCGCGCGCCACATCATCCGCGAAGCGAAGTCCTACCTGGACGGCCTGGCGCCGCCATTTTTCCGCGCGCTGGTGAACTACGCCAACGACGGCTCCTACTCGTGGCACTGCCCCGGCCACTCCGGCGGCGTGGCCTTCTTGAAGTCGCCCATCGGCCAGATGTTCCACCAGTTCTTTGGCGAGAACATGCTGCGCGCCGACGTCTGCAACGCGGTCGAAGAACTGGGCCAGCTGCTCGACCACACCGGCCCGGTGGCCAAGTCCGAGCGCAATGCGGCGCGCATTTTCAACGCCGACCACTGCTATTTCGTGACCAACGGCACCTCGACCTCGAACAAGATGGTGTGGCACTCCACGGTCGCTCCCGGCGACATCGTGGTGGTGGACCGCAACTGCCACAAGTCGATCCTGCACTCGATCATCATGTGCGGCGCGATCCCCGTGTTCCTGATGCCGACCCGGAACCACCTTGGCATCATCGGCCCGATCCCGCTGGAAGAATTCACGCCCGAATCGATCGCCCGCAAGATCGAGGCCAATCCGTTCGCACGCGAAGCGGTCAACAAGAAGCCACGCATCCTCACCATCACCCAGTCGACCTATGACGGCGTGGTGTACAACGTGGAGACGCTGCGCGAAATGTTGGACGGTAAGATCGACACCCTGCACTTTGACGAAGCATGGCTGCCGCACGCCACCTTCCATGACTTCTACAAGAACATGCACGCCATTGGCCGCGACCGTCCGCGCGCCAAGGAGTCGATGATCTTCTCGACCCAGTCCACCCACAAGCTGCTCGCGGGCCTGTCGCAGGCCTCGCAGGTGCTGGTGCGCGAGTCCGAAACCGTCAAGCTCGATCAGGATGCCTTCAATGAAGCGTACCTGATGCACACCTCGACCTCGCCGCAGTATTCGATCATCGCATCGTGTGACGTCGCTGCGGCCATGATGGAAGCGCCGGGCGGCACCGCGCTGGTGGAAGAATCGATCTTTGAAGCGCTCGACTTCCGGCGCGCCATGAAGAAGGTGGACCAGGAATGGGGCGACGAGTCGTGGTGGTTCCAGGTCTGGGGTCCGGACACCTTCTGCGAAGAAGGCATTGGCACCCAGGACGACTGGATGATCCGCGCCGAGGACAGCTGGCACGGCTTTGGCAACCTGGCACCGGGCTTCAACATGCTCGACCCGATCAAGGCCACGGTGGTCACGCCCGGCCTGTCGCTGGAAGGCTTGTTCAGCGACTCCGGCATTCCGGCGTCGATCGTCACCAAGTACCTGGCCGAACACGGTGTGATCATCGAGAAGTGCGGGCTGTACTCGTTCTTCATCATGTTTACGATCGGTATCACCAAGGGCCGCTGGAACACGCTCGTCACGGCGCTGCAGCAGTTCAAGGACGACTACGACAAGAACCAGCCGATGTGGCGCATCCTGCCGGAATTCGCCGCTGCCAACCCGCGCTACGAAGCGATGGGCCTGCGCGACCTGTGCCAGCAGATCCACGACTTCTACAAGACCTACGACGTGGCGCGCCTGACGACCGAGATGTACCTGTCGGACATGATCCCGGCCATGAAGCCGTCGGATGCCTTTGCCAAGATGGCGCACCGCGAGATCGAGCGCGTGGCGATCGAGGAGCTGGAAGGCCGCATCACCGCCATCCTGCTCACGCCTTATCCGCCAGGCATTCCGCTGCTCATTCCCGGCGAGCGCTTTAACAAGACCATCGTCGACTACCTGCGCTTTGCACGCGACTTCAACGAGCGCTTCCCTGGCTTCGAGACCGACGTGCATGGCCTGGTCAAGCGCGAAGTGGACGGCAAGCGCGGCTACTTCGTCGACTGCGTCAAGCAGTAG
- the dcd gene encoding dCTP deaminase yields MTIKSDKWIRRTALATGMIEPFEPGQVREADGRKIISYGTSSYGYDIRCADEFKVFTNINSTIVDPKNFDSNSFVDIKSDVCIIPPNSFALARTIEYFRIPRNVLTVCLGKSTYARCGIIVNVTPFEPEWEGYVTLEFSNTTPLPAKIYAGEGCAQVLFFESDEVCETSYKDRGGKYQGQHGVTLPKT; encoded by the coding sequence ATGACAATCAAAAGCGACAAATGGATCCGCCGTACTGCCCTTGCAACCGGCATGATCGAACCGTTCGAACCCGGCCAGGTGCGTGAAGCCGACGGCCGCAAGATCATCTCGTACGGCACCTCGTCGTATGGCTACGATATCCGCTGCGCTGACGAATTCAAGGTCTTCACCAACATCAACAGCACCATTGTCGACCCCAAGAACTTCGATTCGAATTCCTTCGTCGATATCAAGAGCGATGTCTGCATCATCCCGCCAAACTCGTTTGCGCTGGCGCGTACCATCGAATACTTCCGCATTCCGCGCAATGTGCTCACCGTCTGCCTTGGCAAGTCCACCTACGCGCGCTGTGGCATCATCGTCAACGTCACCCCGTTCGAGCCAGAGTGGGAAGGGTACGTGACGCTGGAGTTCTCCAATACCACGCCGCTGCCGGCAAAGATCTATGCTGGCGAGGGCTGCGCCCAGGTGCTGTTCTTTGAAAGCGATGAAGTGTGCGAAACCTCGTACAAGGACCGCGGCGGCAAATACCAGGGCCAGCACGGCGTCACGCTGCCCAAGACCTGA